The sequence CATCATTGCTGCCAGCCGAAGAAGCAGGAACGTTGTTTGTGATGGTCGCTTGATTGTTGGCATATGTCAAAGCATTGGACGTTTGTCCATAAACTAAAAGAAGTATCGTCAATGAAGGCTATTTTAGCAGACCAGGTGATTACAGCCTACTTTTAACATTGGCACGATTGATTACGACCTGTTCCTTGTAAGAACCGGCGTACACAAAGTACACGTTACTAAATAGCGTAACCACAACCGTCTAGGTTTGCTGCTAAAACAAACTTGGCTATGTTGACTTGCCTTGATGTATCCTTCAATGCAGCTGACAGTGTAGAGTATTTTCCACCACTACCCACTGTAATTGCTCCCGATGGCGGAGACGAAGCGCACGACACCGTCCAAGCAAGAGAAAAGAAGGTGACAGATGATGACAACAGTGCACTAAAACGCATGATTGGGCTGTGAGTGTGCACTCGCCCTGTTCACCAAGTACTTTATACAACCCCGTGCTTACCTGGGTTTCCCCGTCCGGACCGCTAAGGATCATAACCAATTTATTCCTGGCGACATCTTGGCATGGGTAGACACTTTCTTTGGTATTAATCATCGTATACATGGCCTGAAATTCGTCTAGAACTGGTTCTTCCGCTAGCCTAGGTATACTCGTGACCCCGACTTGGCGGACCGCTTGACCCCGCACTGAGTAATGCACGGTAGAATTCGTGAGTTCTCTGAGAAGCTGGAACACATGATTTGCAGTAGTGGTCCGAAACACGAGTGAACATTGTAACATGTCATAATAATAGCAAGCACCCTGATCAAAATCCTGTGGATCTCCAACCTTGGCAACCAACGTGTCCATATTTAACCAAATTTCAATGATACTCGGGATACGAATCCGAAAAACACCCCAGCTGTTCTAATCAGTGTGTCTTTTACCCAACTCGATACGAGTGCTTCGACCCGGCCCAAGCTTCGACGCATGAGTTTAATATCATTATAGTCTCGGGAGGCTCAATAGCTCTCGTTATGAGTTAAAATGAAAGTACAGCCTAAAAATAGAGCCGGTTACATAAGGTTTGAGAACGGGTATCAGAAGCTAGAGTaacatgcgcatatagctaGTGATTTACGAGTCACAGTAGCATATGAACGGAATGAGCATGGGAAGAGGACTAAAGTGTTAAAGAACAAGTGACATTTCCGGGATTCCTTACGACCAATCGAGTATTCATTCTTTAGAGCATTCGACTTAGATAGCCAGCTGTGGAATATTAACATTACTAATGCGACTGCCGGCATTCTATGTGCATTCAACCACTACCTAAAAGCGTAACTACAGTGCACAATGGTGATATGACTACAGATAAGCCGAATCAATCCAGCTAGTGCTTCCAAGAACGGTGGATATGGAGACCCCAGCGGACAGCTTGGTAGCAAATGACGCGCGTCCAGACTTCCAGGCTCCTCCACCAGAGTTGTTGTACTCGCCAAACAAAATATGCTCAGTGTTAGCGGCAGAGCTGGACCATTTCTAGGAGGCGATGTTAGAACATGAGTGGAAAATATTACACTTCAAATCCACTTACAGACCAGCCCTCAGCAGCAACGTGAGAACCAATGCTTGTGCCCTGTACAATAACCCTAGCATAGTTCCTAGAGGGTTCAAGCAACGTCATTGTCATGTTATAACATTATTTATGCACAGAATTAACTTACCTCCATGGACGCCCAAGGTATTGCTTGCCCGAACCGGTGATGGTGCTCTTGTCAATGACGTAGTAGTTCGAGTCTGCAGACGAGCGACCGGATGCAGTGATGTATCCATTTCCGATCGTATTCAGCGTCGAACCAGTGATCCAGATGGATGCCTGTTGCCCGAAGATGAAGTCAACAGCACTGCATGTTCACATGTCAAAACAAGGTCCGCAGTTACGAATGCAACTTTGAACTGACCCCTCGATGTAGCTCTTTCCATAGAACTGCGTCCCCTTATCGGCCAGTAGGGTATCTTGATATCCAGTTAGTTTGCAGCCATAGCAGCCAAATTGGCCTGCTTGGACGGAAAGTGCAATGGCCTGGGACTTCTCAACAGGCTTGCCATATGTGTTAGCAATATTCAGATTGTAAATTCTGGAGGATGGTTTAGTCCAAGCTGAATCGCGGGACAAAGATACATACCTGACGCCCGTAGCCAAAACACGGACCGTGCCGCTTGCATCGTTACTTCCTGCCGAGGAGGCGGGAACGTTGTTTGTGATGGTCGCTTCGTTGTTGGCATATGTCATGGCGTTGGACGTTTGCCCGTAGACTAAGGATGTGTACGTTGATAAGTACGAGCATTAATACTGGACACAACCGCTCACTCTTGATATTTGCACGATTGATAACAACTTGCTCCTTGTAAGAGCCAGCATATACAAAGTAAGTATTGCTGTAGGCCTATCAACATCGATGAATCTACATATGATAGGAGTTATAATTACCTAGATGTATCCTTCAAGGCAGCAGATAAAGTGGAGTATTTGCCTCCCTTGCCAACCGTGATCGAGCCCGAGGGAGGAGACGATGCACATGACACCGACCAAACGAGGGAAAGGACAAAAACAGACGATGTCAAGAGGTTAAACCGCATACTGAAGAGACTGGGGGATAAGGAGCGCTTTTCTGGCTGCCCTCTTTCGCTCTGGCATACTCTTTTATACCCGCGGCATGACAATCCCCGGGCCGCTGGGTGAATGTATAGCAAAATTTGAGGATCATCTTGTCAGGGAAGCTACCTCGACAATTCGCATCCCTTGAGTCAACCATTGTAGTGTGTCAGTGTGGAAAATGTCCTGGTTTCTGCTGGTTCTCGTAACACAGAATCCACGATTTGAAGGTCCGCAAACAGCTGTCTTGACTACCGCCCGCGGCAGAATTCACGATTTTGGTCGAGGCGTGACTATGAGATGCATATGGTGTGCCTCGGACTAATTAGAAGCTACAAATGTTGCTTCAAATACAATGGTAGTAACAGACCTCTAGCCAGCTGGCTCGATTGGCTGGACAACGAACTTGGCGTTGTTGAACAGTCTGGTAAACATTACAGCCTGCGTGCTGAAATAACGTTTAAAATCCCGTCGCTATCCTGAAATGACATGTTTGTTAAATTCTCTAAAATGTTGTAACAAAATACTTAGGCGATTCCCTACTGGAAAGGATCGACGGGACTTCATCGAGGAGACTCCTCTGTGATCACGGCATTCGATCGCGTCGACTATTCGATAGAATCAATCGAGCATGGACGGTAATGAATGAACTCTCTCCCCGCTGATTATCCAAATTCGAATGGGAATGTTATCACGCCAAGGGGTATAACCACATGCACATTTACTCACGATATTCCGCCAAGACATACACTATAATAAAAGATCACACTCAAAATTTCTCGCAAAGGCTATTTCATTGTCGGGTACAGTAACTTAACTATAGACTGGTCCAGACCCGTACAACATCCTGGCTGTCTTCTAATTCTTCCATCAATTCCTCCAATGACCTTTGGTCCGGCTCTGATAATTCCGATTCCGACGCCTCTGTAGGAATATAGGCGAGTTCAACACTGTGCAGTGTGTGCTTCGATAACTTGGATGCTAACGTTGTGAGCAAATTTGGGGGCGTTGTGATCTGAAAACCATTCGAACCGGAAACAAAAACAAACCGCATTATGCACGAACGTACCAGAACCTCGGCCGACCCGAACTCACTCTCGTCAGCCTCAATTTCTGTTATGTCCTCGGCACCGGCATCTACAGCCAAGTCCCAAAGTTCTTCGTACGAGGTCCCGTCGGCGGGCGTGAGCCTTATTTGCCCGCATCTGGAAAACAGGTACGCAACCGGAGCTAGGCGTGCGCTTTGCGGGCAAGTGAGTGCTGGTCTCTACACCGACAGTTTACACTACCTACTTGTTGTCCGACAAAATCTCCCGAACCTTCTTGGCAGTTCTTGTACTGTTATCGGTTAAACATTCACTAGCTTACCGGCGTTAGATAATCTCTACTGAACCTTGAATGAGACTGACTTACATGATCAACCCAACCTGCCCAGGACCAATCGCCTCGTACGTTGCACTCTGCTGCGCATCTTGAGAACTGGGGTTTGTAATCTCTCGAATTACATGAAGAGCATTAGACAAAATATTATATAATTGGACCGTAACTCACTCGGTTCATGGCTGCTTGAATATTGTCCTTCGGAACTCCTGCGGATCGTGCGCTTTTCAAGGCGGCCGCAAGAGCATGATTGGTCGTAGGATCATGGGACCCTCCAACTAGTAGATATGCATTCACAGAAATAAGGATTGAGTACACCATTGGTCCGCTTAAGGGCACTAACCTTTAGCGGCAATCGCTATATTCTAATACCACAATCAGACCGAGTACAAAATTCACTCGACCAACTTCCACTGCACCTGTATAGCCTTTGAATAGATAGCGCCCTTCTTCGCATCTGACGCCGTCTTTCGGCCCACCACTTTTGCCCACTAAGTTACGGTTAGACTACATTCAAGTTACTCCCCACGAAATATTCGCCCACTCTGCCATTTGTTATGGGTGTTTGGTGAAAACTTCGAACGTAAGGTGGTATTCTGGTACCTAATCGTCTTTGAATTACCCGGCCCCCATGAGCCGTGACGTGCCTGTGAGCTGGCTGAAGGAGCTTGGCGATATTCATTTTGGAGCGGGTTGTTTGCGAGGCTGACCAGCAGTTCTACACGTGACTCTGGAATAGACGCTGGGGATCCAGGACGAATCGCCAACTGCCATACACCAATTCCGGGCTAAATTGGGTTTACACGGGCTACTATCTATCGCAAACTCAACTTATTTCGCGGTCAGATTAATTGGAGTGTTATAGCATTTAAATCACAATCCTTTGGCTCTGCTTGTGTAAACCCTCTCTCACTGAAATGGAAACATGGCTGTACTATTTTGAGATTTTCCCTGGCCAGGTGGGTACCCACGCTTATTTTAAGCTGGGTATCGAATTTGTGTATACCCCAGTTATACGTGGCCGTCTCTCATATCAATGTATGCTGATATTTGAGGCGCTCGCCGGGCAAAATTTAACCGAGGCTGACGCCTTCATGCCGGGTCCCGATCATACATAATCGAGGTGACATTCAAAACGTTAATGTATGTGTGTTTTGGGTGGCTCGCTGAGACAACTTTTCGCGGCGCTACGCATACCGGGGCTCGGACAGTACATGCGCCCATGGTTCTACATCAGAATTATGCCAACCAAGCCGCTCAACCATTCGCCGGATGAGTTGTTCGGTTTAATCCGAGGATTCAGATGGGGCTAACCACGATCTTAATCGAGGCGTAAGCTCATAAACCATATACGTTCACCCGGGCCCTTGGTTTTTGATCACGACCGCTCGAAGTCTAAAAAAGTAGGGCACTGTGACGCACGATGCCTCGAACTCAGGACTTGAGATTTACGAAATGGGCTGAACCGTAAGCACCGTACGAGCCGCGGCTTGTGGAGTAGATGGGGCAAATAGCATAGAGCGAGTAGAACCAACTAGAATCCAGTAGTACGATTCATTTCGTGCCCAGATGGGACCTGATCCGACGCGAAATTCTATATTTATGGAGCTTATAGGGCATATGCCAGTCGATTACGTCGTCCACACACGTTGATGTACGCTCCATGTCGAAGCAACTCGATTGGGAGTTTGGCTAGGCTTGGTGAACCTGAGGCGAATAAACGTGCTAGGCGGCGGCAGTTGGCGATCTGTATGTGGTACGGAATGGGCTCGATCCGATGGTGTCCTTTGATGTTGTGAAGGCCTCGTGTCCGAGATACCGGAGGGACTGGTTCAAATGATTTTGGGGGTTTGGGTACAAAAAAAGGAATGGATAGAAATAAAAATTCCGTTGGAACAACGTAAGTGGAAGAATACGCCAAACGGACGCATATGCCAGACGGAAGTATATGCCATTACTATGGACTAGACAATTGAGCGATAGCGTAGAGGATAACACTGGTAGTTCATTAGAGCTTTGATATGCATGAGGTAGAATTTGACAGCGTGCCTCGGACCGTTTGTGTCAGGGGTCCGTGCCGGTGGCTGGGGGCCATGTACTGATTGGGCAGGGTGGGGCTTGAACTTCGGCGATCGCAGAGTGACACTCAATCTACATATTACGCTTACTGCCTGTGTCTCTTGTTCGGAGTTGACCACTCATCCATTATACACCCTCATACAACTCTTACATTTACATACTCTTGATCTACTCTTGTACGACATGACTTGTTCTATGTCCCCCTGTAGCCGCCGCCACGCAACTAGCTACGACTTGCACGCGTCTTCTGTCGAAAAGTGGGACGTTCTTGTGTGGAATAACCAGGTCAATTCGTCACATAACCAGGATCTTGCTACCGACTCGTCCGCTCACCGTCATGCTCAATCTTCATTGGTAAGCCCCTAATGAACTCATAGTTGCTGCTCAACTACAGCTCAAATATATATCGCAGCCCATGTCCGGCACACCGCGGGCGCACGTACCAAATGAAGAAATTGGCTCTTTCGCTGCTGGGACTCCCCAGCTCTCATCCCCTACTCGTACCAACGTCCCTTGTTTTGCTACCAGTCCATCGGCCTTTGGCTTCGGATCCGCGGCCTCTCGCCCCCGCTCAATCGCCCGTCGTAAATCGTCCCACGGCCCAGCCGTCGAACCACTGCATACCCGGCGTGAAGCGCTCTCCGCACTTCACCGGTCTGTCGAGCAGCATGATGCCGACTTTCTTGCTCGCATGCGAGAGCTCGAGCAACGATGTCATTTGCTCCCTGATTCCCTGACAGCATTACGTTCTGAAGACCTGTCGTGTACTACGCGCGGCCGCAAGCGCGATATTGCCTCGTGGGATGAAGATAACGATGTGGAAATGTCCTCTTGGAACGAACGCCGCAGAAAGCATCTTTCATGGGGTGGCTCCTCCGGTCTATTCGGCTCCAGTCTCCCTACTTGCGACTCGGACAAGACCTCTGTCCATAGCTTCGATGATGAATATGTTCCTCCCACGGCTGCAGTGGATGCAGATTCAGGTTCATCTTTAGGGGACGACGAAGATGACGAGCTGGACATTGTCATTGTCCCTGGAGGCAGCGACCATTCCCTGAGCTCCACCCCACCTTCGCTCTCTACCTCGCTTTCGTCCCTTCCCATACATTCAGGTCCCCAGTCACATCCCATTAACCCATATACCCCTTTGTCCTGCATACCAACCAACAAAAAAGGCGTGGAAGAACTTACCGCAGCCATGCATGGCGGCGCAGGCAGCATTGTCGAATGGTCTGTCTCCTCGGATGTTTCTGCTGATGAGGCGCGCTACATCAGTGCTGAAAATGCCCAGGCTGGAGCTCTCTGGGCCTAAGCTGGCGCTCCCATCCATTCCTTTGCTAGCCCCCTTCTCGGTGTTTATTATTCCCCTATCGATCTCCCTCAGCTGTATCTTTTTCGTCCCATCCCAGCCCGCTAAATTGTCCCAGCAAGCCCCGGTCTCGTTTCGTGCTATATATACCAAGACTGCTCAATGCACCTGAGTATTTCTTCTGCATCATAACTCCAAATCATGCAAACAACTAGTCCTTTCTACTTAACACTGTATCATTTTCCCTTCCCCATATTAGCCCCATTTTCTCATTTTGGGATTGTAGTAACTTTGTGTCTTTTTCGGACCCTTGTTATATATTATCCGCAGCTGCACGCTACAGGGTGTAGTCACGAACTTGTTACGAGGAATCACTTTACGCGTGTTGCTAGGCTATCTAATCCGGCGTTGTCACTGTCCGGGTAGCGCATATAATGACCGCTCAGGTGAGGACCGCTCCCGTATGTGGGAACAAAGCAAGCTACGGCATCGTGAATCCATGAGGGAGCCTTTGCTCCGGCCGCTCTACTTTTGGAATCCCaaagtgagtatatgcggcttAAGGTTGCTGTATTCCCGACTTCCCCAACATCATGACCTCAATCCGAAGGCCCCGAAGCTACCCCTGTCCGCAATGGTGTACCATCTTTCCGACCAAAAGTTCATTCGTTCTTTACGCTGATTTGCCTACCCCGCTGTACCTCCGCGGTATATTATCGCATTATAGTGGTGTTACGCCGTGAAGCCTCCGACTATTTTGATCCAAGTTCCGAGTGATCGAAAGAATATGGGTCTTCGATTTGACTGGTAGCACATTCTCACATTCTCGTAAGTAATGCTGATTGTCCGGGATGGATGCAGTAGCCTCGGCCGCAGTCGACTGTAAGAGTACATCAAGTGAACGAACCTTCCGCTACGAAAAAGGAACACCATAACTGAACTGCCTCTCATAGTATGGAAGATCAAGTTCCAATCCTCATACCTACCACGCCGAGCACAACTAAGAAAGAATTTGATGTGGTTACATGTGGACTCTGTATACGATACACCATATCGAGGTCAATCACAGCACTACGAAGAGCCTCAGTCACATGGTAAGTTATAACTTGTAGATTTCATGCAAAATGAATCAGAAACATGAAACACGGTAATGCagtatatgcatacatgtagGCTTTGTGTGCGTCGAAGCATTCATAGATCCCGGCGTGGTGACATCAGCACATGCACGTGACTCGAGCTCATGATTCTCACGGTCCACCGCAAGTGAGCTCATGGACCGAACAGACTTGCTCTTCGAAGCGGGTCCAATTGCCACCAGCTTTGTTCGAACGTGCGGGTTTTGGATACAAAAGACGGCTTGAGCGGGGAGTCATCTAGTTAACAATCCTGCTTGTCACTTGTCGTCTGTCAAAATGGCCGAAGTCAAACGTCCCATGCCTCGCATCTTTTTGATTCGCCATGTGAGTTGATATTTCAGGCTTGATGAACTCCATCATTTATGAATGTATCACCTGACTAGGGTGAAACTGAATGGTCCTTGAACGGTAAGTTAtacaaaatggaagggtgACTTTATCATTGAGTTGTCTTCTTACAGGTCGCCATGTAAGAAATTGTGGGACGGGGATAATGTCGTACACTTACAATTAAACTTAGACCGGAAGAACCGACATTCCCTTGACTGAACGTGGTGTTGGTCTCATTAAGGATCGTGCGCAGCATGCTGTTGGCCCAGGGAGTCAGTTATTGGTTCTTTAACTGCATGCGCCCAACTCAGCTCATTGGCATAACTACAGAGCTTCTGGACCCAGACAACATGTGCCACGTCTTTATTTCTCCTCGTCAACGCGCACACAACACCTTCCATCTGTTATTCGACACGTATCCCAAGGCGCCACCACATACTGTGACCGAAGAGGTTCGCGAATGGGACTATGGCGACTACGAGGGTCTTACTTCCAAGGAGATTCACAAAACCAATCCGGGTTGGGATATCTTTAGGGATGGTGCGTACCCCGTTTGTTATGCACTGCGCCGTACGTGTAACCGTATTTGTAGGTTGCCCAGGAGGCGAGAGCGTTGAAGAGATGACAAGGCGCGTGGATGAGCTGATTGCCAAGGTCCGTGAGATCCATAGGTTGTATTTGGAAGAAGGTAAAGGTCGGCGTGATGTATTGATTTGCAGCCATGGTGCGTAAATTCATGTACCAAAAATCCTGCCTGTATTCATGATTTTATAGGACACTTCTCCCGCGTCCTTGTCTCTCGCTGGGTTGGGTTCGATTTGTGTTTGGGAACTCACTTTAACATTGAGCCAGCTGGTATTTCAATGTTGGGTTACAATCACAACAACTTGAAGGAGCCAAGTTTGACTGGCCTCAACTTGTATGCGCTATGAATTATTGTATCTATACTTGTACGTTAGTATGATTACTATTTGAAGCTTAATAAAAGCAACTTTATATATCAACAAGTATTTTAAACTGAAATTGCTTGTTCAAAGAGCTGGGGTTTTTTATATTCGGTCGACCAACCGCTTGGCGTCGAACACCTCGTGTAGGTAGATCTAATCATCTATCCAGACCTCAACCACGACCTACGCGTGTCGAACCACGTGCATACAAAACCGAGAACAAATATCTTCATTTGAATGAACAATTCATTGTACATGTCCCTTGCATGCTGTCATTAAAAATGACGACTTCCAACTGCTGTATCCCTGATCGACGCAGTTTACCACGAGGAAGAACTGATCTACACTGGTCACAATGTCTTCGATGTGCGCCCCGGATTTACTAATACACGTGTCCACTTATTTTATCAGTGGcccttttgttttttgacgACACTGAATAGCACCCCTTATTGGTTATGTGTCGATATCCATGGCCCGTATGAAAATTTTGGATTAACATGAACGGGAGGGTTATGGGAGATTTCGATTGCCTGTTCGGCGGGACCAGTAAGCAAACCCGGACATTACCCTATTTTTATAGCGTATTTCCAGAGAAGTGGTTCATCCATGGCAGCGATGGTGATTGACCGTAACGGGCCATGCCGTATACCATTTCCGGTACCGGATCTTACTGAAGACGGTTTGGTTCGCTATATGCGTATATGCTATGGTAGGAGTGTGTGTACAGATGTGAATCAGGGGTGTGAGCTGGGATCGTCTCTTGGAGCTAAACTGTTCGGCATGGCCGTGCCCCATAGTCAACATCGAAGTCTGTGATGATCTTCGAGGAATAGGCCGGTGTCGGCCCCAAGGCTATAGCTACCAGTTCGTGGGTGTAGCTTCCCACTTCGGAATGCCGTTTAGAGCCTGTAACCTGTTGGAAGTACCGATGCATAAGGCTAGTCTATCGCTGTTATTTATTATTGTTTTATCTGCCAGTCCTTTTTGTACAAATTAAATGTGGCTGCAGCTGCAGCACGTGTGATAAGCATTGGTTTTTGAGCCTATTGGGGGATGAGCACCAGATAGCAACTCCAGGCGCAATTCTATTCGGTTCTTTGTTTTTACGAAACTCGAGGCTACAAAGAACGCTCACACTCGTCTAATACCATATCGACGGTAGTCGAGTCGCATGCCTTGTCGCCCGAACAGGTTTCAAT comes from Rhizoctonia solani chromosome 4, complete sequence and encodes:
- a CDS encoding histidine phosphatase family containing protein; protein product: MAEVKRPMPRIFLIRHGETEWSLNGRHTGRTDIPLTERGVGLIKDRAQHAVGPGKLLDPDNMCHVFISPRQRAHNTFHLLFDTYPKAPPHTVTEEVREWDYGDYEGLTSKEIHKTNPGWDIFRDGCPGGESVEEMTRRVDELIAKVREIHRLYLEEGKGRRDVLICSHGHFSRVLVSRWVGFDLCLGTHFNIEPAGISMLGYNHNNLKEPSLTGLNLYAL
- a CDS encoding pectinesterase, which gives rise to MNIAKLLQPAHRHVTAHGGRVIQRRLGTRIPPYVRSFHQTPITNGRWAKVVGRKTASDAKKGAIYSKAIQNIAIAAKVGGSHDPTTNHALAAALKSARSAGVPKDNIQAAMNRITNPSSQDAQQSATYEAIGPGQVGLIIECLTDNSTRTAKKVREILSDNNARLAPVAYLFSRCGQIRLTPADGTSYEELWDLAVDAGAEDITEIEADESEFGSAEVLITTPPNLLTTLASKLSKHTLHSVELAYIPTEASESELSEPDQRSLEELMEELEDSQDVAYSNTYFVYAGSYKEQVVINRANIKIYGQTSNAMTYANNEATITNNVPASSAGSNDASGTVRVLATGVRIYNLNIANTYGKPVEKSQAIALSVQAGQFGCYGCKLTGYQDTLLADKGTQFYGKSYIEGAVDFIFGQQASIWITGSTLNTIGNGYITASGRSSADSNYYVIDKSTITGSGKQYLGRPWRNYARVIVQGTSIGSHVAAEGWSKWSSSAANTEHILFGEYNNSGGGAWKSGRASFATKLSAGVSISTVLGSTSWIDSAYLNVYFVYAGSYKEQVVINRANVKIYGQTSNALTYANNQATITNNVPASSAGSNDASGTVRVLATGVSIYNLNIANTYGKPVDQSQAIALSVQAGQFGCYGCKLTGYQDTLLANKGTQFYGKSYIEGAVDFIFGMEASIWITGSTINTIGNGYITASGRQTGDSNYYVIDKSSITGTGTQYLGRPWRSYARVVVQGTSIGSHVVAAGWSQWSSSSPNTDHILFGEYNNSGGGAWRTGRASFASKLSAGVSVSTALGSTSWIDSAYL